Proteins encoded by one window of Lycium barbarum isolate Lr01 chromosome 11, ASM1917538v2, whole genome shotgun sequence:
- the LOC132619599 gene encoding receptor-like protein 6, with protein sequence MTLCKCLQADLLYAGATWRFLLPFWVFVSLFLFLLKAKICPNEKSIAFVDTTSLYLLCNGAEQVIGLNLTDAWSSGSINALADLKFLSVILDFNNLSAAPFPDFFPDLSNLTVLSLHACSLTGESPQKIFQIPTLQIIDLIGHNDMLGCSLPEFPSNGSLQKLALSYTQFSGTLPKSIENLRMLSHLDLSSCKFTGPLPSSMANLTQLVYLDLYLNRFTGSLPSLPKNLSHWEKLEYLDLHDNSLSGIIPASLFSLPSLKSLHLSNNFSGQISDQLQNVNSPLTKIYLIANNLERPLPEFLLELKHVEALSLSSNNGTVKLDKFTKLQNLTTLDLSCSGLSVDTNISKSDIALLPLFSSLKLVSCDLQNISFLKNQSSLINLHLSDSHFKGEIPNWIWGITDKSLYVLNLSLNQFTHFQEPYIIPNNLSSLDLYSNLLTGEIPLLPRSAFSVDLSSNKFATSIQPDFGNYLLSAQFLSVANNTISGAIPDSICKATGLEVLDLPRNSLTVRVPTCLAEQMTGLKIVNLG encoded by the exons ATGACACt GTGCAAGTGCTTGCAGGCAGACTTGCTGTATGCAGGTGCCACGTGGCGTTTTCTTTTGCCTTTTTGG GTCTTTGTCTCattatttcttttccttttaaaGGCAAAAATATG TCCAAATGAGAAGTCAATTGCTTTTGTTGATACTACTAGTCTCTATCTGCT TTGCAATGGTGCAGAACAAGTTATTGGTCTTAACCTTACTGATGCCTGGTCCTCGGGCAGTATCAATGCCTTAGCAGATCTTAAGTTTCTCTCTGTTATTCTTGATTTTAACAATTTATCTGCGGCTCCATTTCCAGACTTCTTTCCGGACTTATCCAATCTAACTGTCTTGAGTCTACACGCCTGCAGCTTAACAGGAGAATCACCTCAGAAGATATTCCAGATACCAACTCTGCAGATAATTGACTTAATAGGTCATAATGATATGCTTGGGTGTTCCTTACCTGAATTTCCTTCAAATGGATCTCTACAAAAACTGGCCCTTAGTTATACACAGTTTTCAGGAACTTTACCCAAATCCATTGAGAACCTTAGGATGTTGTCACATCTTGACCTTTCTAGCTGCAAGTTTACAGGCCCACTTCCATCTTCTATGGCAAACCTTACCCAGCTTGTCTACCTTGATTTGTATCTGAACCGCTTCACTGGTTCATTGCCATCGTTACCCAAAAATCTGTCTCACTGGGAGAAACTTGAATACCTTGACTTGCACGATAATTCACTTTCTGGAATCATTCCAGCATCATTGTTTTCCTTACCGTCCCTAAAGAGTTTACATCTGTCTAACAACTTTTCTGGCCAAATATCTGATCAATTACAAAACGTGAATTCTCCATTAACAAAAATTTACTTGATTGCCAACAACTTGGAAAGGCCACTACCTGAGTTCCTTCTTGAGCTAAAACATGTTGAAGCACTCTCACTTTCATCCAACAATGGTACTGTGAAGTTGGACAAGTTCACAAAGCTTCAGAACCTTACAACACTTGACCTCTCATGCAGCGGTTTATCAGTTGACACAAATATCAGTAAATCAGATATTGCCTTGCTTCCCCTGTTTAGTTCCTTAAAGTTGGTTTCTTGCGATCTGCAGAATATTTCTTTCCTTAAGAACCAATCCAGTTTGATAAACCTACATCTGTCAGACAGTCATTTTAAAGGTGAAATACCAAACTGGATATGGGGAATTACTGACAAATCTCTCTATGTTCTAAATCTATCTCTTAATCAATTCACACATTTCCAAGAACCTTATATAATTCCCAACAATCTATCAAGCCTAGACCTATACTCAAATCTTCTCACTGGGGAAATTCCATTACTACCTCGTTCAGCGTTCTCTGTGGACTTGTCTAGCAATAAATTTGCTACTTCAATCCAACCTGATTTTGGTAATTATCTCTTGAGTGCCCAGTTCCTATCAGTTGCTAACAACACAATCAGTGGCGCTATCCCTGATTCAATTTGTAAAGCAACCGGTCTTGAAGTACTTGACTTGCCTAGAAATAGTTTGACCGTAAGGGTGCCAACGTGTTTAGCTGAACAAATGACCGGACTGAAAATAGTGAACTTAGGATGA
- the LOC132617001 gene encoding ribulose-1,5 bisphosphate carboxylase/oxygenase large subunit N-methyltransferase, chloroplastic: MAEVSRILQSGLLPPFSHNSPSHIITNNNQFTNSYKLYRSRNTTHNIISIRCSTTETTKPTKTMNIPWGCETDSLENASNLQKWLSESGLPDQKMDIQRVDVGERGLVALNNIRKGEKLLFVPPQLVITADSKWSNSEAGDVLKKYNVPDWPFIATYLISEASLMKSSRWSNYISALPRQPYSLLYWTRSELDRYLEASQIRERAIERINNVIGTYNDLRLRIFSKHPDLFPEEIFNIETFNWSFGILFSRLVRLPSMDGRVALVPWADMLNHSCEVETFLDYDKSSQGIVYTTDRAYLPGEQVFISYGRKSNGELLLSYGFVPREGTNPSDSVELSLSLKKSDKCYKEKVAALKKHGLSASERFPIQVTGWPLELMAFAYLVVSPPSMSRQFEEMAAAASNKTTSKKDIKYPEIDEAALQFILDSVESSISKYSKFLQASGEMDLDVTNPKQLNRRVFLKQLAVDLCTSERRILFRSQYILRRRLRDIKSGELKALNLFDGLRNLFK; this comes from the exons ATGGCAGAAGTTTCAAGAATCCTTCAATCAGGTCTCCTTCCTCCTTTCTCCCACAACTCTCCATCTCACATAATCACTAATAACAACCAATTCACTAACTCCTACAAATTGTACAGATCAAGAAACACTACTCACAACATCATTAGTATCCGTTGTTCCACAACTGAAACTACCAAACCTACAAAAACAATGAACATTCCATGGGGATGTGAGACTGATTCTCTTGAAAACGCGTCGAATTTGCAGAAATGGTTGTCTGAATCAGGACTGCCTGACCAGAAAATGGATATACAAAGAGTGGATGTTGGAGAAAGAGGACTTGTTGCTCTTAATAATATTAGGAAAGGAGAAAAGCTTCTTTTTGTTCCTCCTCAACTTGTCATCACCGCTGACTCG AAATGGAGCAATTCAGAGGctggtgatgttttaaagaaaTACAACGTACCAGATTGGCCTTTTATTGCTACATATTTGATAAGCGAGGCAAGCCTCATGAAGTCTTCAAGATGGAGTAACTACATATCTGCCTTGCCTAGGCAGCCTTATTCTCTCTTATACTG GACTCGTTCAGAGCTAGATAGGTATTTGGAAGCATCGCAAATAAGGGAACGAGCAATTGAAAGGATAAATAACGTCATTGGAAC GTACAATGATTTAAGGCTCAGAATATTTTCCAAGCATCCTGATTTATTTCCTGAAGAG ATATTCAACATAGAGACTTTCAACTGGTCATTTGGAATTCTCTTCTCACGTTTG GTCAGGTTACCCTCTATGGATGGAAGAGTTGCGCTGGTTCCATGGGCAGATATGCTGAATCATAGTTGTGAG GTGGAAACATTTCTTGACTATGATAAATCATCACAAGGAATCGTCTATACAACAGACAGGGCATATCTGCCAGGTGAGCAG GTTTTTATATCATATGGAAGGAAATCTAATGGAGAGCTTTTGCTTTCATATGGATTTGTTCCTAGAGAAGGCACCAATCCAAGTGACTCAGTTGAGTTGTCATTGTCACTTAAGAAATCTGATAAATGTTACAAGGAGAAAGTGGCAGCTCTAAAGAAGCATGGATTATCAGC ATCGGAACGTTTTCCTATACAAGTCACTGGTTGGCCATTGGAGTTGATGGCTTTTGCTTATCTAGTGGTCAGTCCGCCTAGCATGAGCAGACAGTTTGAAGAG ATGGCTGCTGCTGCATCAAATAAGACAACATCAAAGAAGGATATCAAGTACCCAGAAATAGATGAAGCAGCATTGCAATTTATTCTAGATAGTGTTGAATCTAGCATATCAAAGTATTCCAAATTCCTTCAG GCAAGTGGAGAAATGGATCTCGATGTAACTAATCCAAAGCAACTAAACAGAAGAGTGTTTCTGAAACAGCTAGCAGTTGACCTGTGTACAAGTGAGCGAAGGATACTCTTCCGTAGCCAATAT ATATTGAGGAGAAGATTGAGGGACATTAAGAGTGGAGAATTGAAGGCTCTGAATTTATTTGATGGACTAAGGAACCTTTTCAAATGA
- the LOC132619350 gene encoding uncharacterized protein LOC132619350, protein MANPGHRKGYNVEYRANDDDSWYSVRLVLRNQTMTLKYEGYPKDFDIIFNARDFKTKEEVNELVRRFRGVSPQVQDSECGSLKEGMIVCVACNAFGGDDMLYYDALIEAVHNVDHSFGNGEEECLCTFVVTWLHGPKKGFLTSTRIEGMCTIKDVPQVDPKIASFLELVNRNLEKSSCMLTSASMHESSASKASSCEIGGSNLTFNSSFKGINSAKSTVDVTTGATESKYSRDQEHDEDLGGQCPSSHLMLIENLERNLLPSSFRDFIHDHTSVSSQVYILPSLSMPYATGFIVVDCEEKLQKIHRFLDNPAQLIVSSTGRPLVITERDVRLGMIKMCPGSYKPQDMCLGTSLDKDLMVVRSGTETYERAMQLKNLFLEFTSHLQQLYKKFSGEEMMILQFNQMIYS, encoded by the exons ATGGCGAATCCCGGCCACCGTAAAGGTTACAACGTAGAGTACAGAGCAAACGATGACGACTCATGGTACAGCGTACGACTCGTGTTAAGAAACCAAACCATGACTCTGAAGTACGAAGGTTATCCCAAGGACTTCGACATCATTTTCAACGCCAGAGACTTCAAAACGAAGGAGGAAGTGAATGAACTGGTAAGGAGGTTCAGGGGCGTGTCGCCGCAGGTGCAGGATAGTGAATGCGGTAGTCTCAAGGAAGGAATGATTGTCTGTGTTGCATGTAATGCTTTTGGCGGTGATGATATGTTGTACTACGACGCCCTTATTGAAGCG GTACACAATGTGGACCATTCATTTGGAAATGGAGAGGAGGAGTGTTTATGCACCTTTGTGGTAACTTGGCTTCATGGTCCAAAGAAAGGATTCTTAACCTCCACCAGAATTGAAGGCATGTGTACCATAAAAGATGTTCCTCAAGTTGATCCTAAAATAGCTTCCTTCTTGGAATTGGTGAACCGGAATCTCGAGAAATCCTCTTGCATGTTGACTTCTGCTTCGATGCATGAGAGTTCTGCATCTAAAGCATcatcttgtgaaattggaggcAGTAATTTGACTTTTAATTCATCCTTTAAG GGAATTAATAGTGCCAAGAGTACTGTTGATGTCACAACAGGAG CAACAGAGAGTAAATATAGTAGGGATCAGGAACATGACGAAGATCTTGGAGGGCAATGTCCAAGTTCCCATCTTATGCTTATTGAAAACTTGGAGAGAAACTTATTACCATCATCATTCAGGGATTTTATACATGATCACACTTCTGTTTCATCACAAGTATACATTTTACCAAGTCTGTCTATGCCATATGCAACAGGTTTTATTGTGGTAGATTGTGAAGAGAAGCTTCAGAAGATACACCGGTTTTTGGATAATCCAGCCCAACTTATTGTGTCCTCAACTGGAAG GCCATTGGTTATAACTGAAAGAGATGTAAGGCTTGGCATGATTAAGATGTGTCCAGGAAGCTACAAACCTCAG GATATGTGTCTAGGAACAAGTTTGGACAAAGATCTGATGGTGGTCCGTTCAGGAACAGAGACATACGAAAGAGCAATGCAGTTAAAAAATTTATTTCTAGAGTTCACGAGTCATCTACAGCAGCTATATAAGAAGTTCTCTGGGGAAGAGATGATGATTTTGCAGTTCAACCAGATGATCTATTCATAA
- the LOC132618376 gene encoding uncharacterized protein LOC132618376, protein MHAGIGEACDNDRDDLEALKSLHEQEESKIQVGVHDGFDGAGDNCLFHQQASMIHTEHVPNLDTSLDDVVVGIDKMGSLCNSVSKTPTLDDIELPAYSETQIAAIENIYYSNNVTPEQQPRLRKTGKYKSSSYVGFSSAGSSSGKSPIYFNIKHPFANYNGFEVDDALLNEFTS, encoded by the exons ATGCATGCTGGGATTGGTGAAGCATGTGATAATGATCGAGATGATCTAGAAGCATTGAAGAGTCTACATGAACAAGAAGAATCGAAGATTCAAG TTGGTGTGCATGATGGGTTTGATGGAGCCGGTGATAATTGTCTATTTCATCAACAAGCCTCAATGATTCATACTGAACATGTTCCTAATTTAG ATACTTCTTTAGATGATGTGGTTGTTGGAATTGATAAAATGGGTAGTTTGTGCAATTCAGTCTCCAAAACCCCTACTCTTGATGACATTGAATTGCCTGCATATAGCGAGACCCAGATTGCTGCGATTGAAAACATTTACTATTCTAACAATGTCACTCCTGAACAACAGCCAAGACTCAGAAAGACTGGAAAATACAAATCATCTTCGTATGTTGGTTTTAGTTCAGCTGGCAGCAGCTCGGGTAAATCACCTATATATTTCAACATAAAACATCCTTTTGCAAATTACAATGGATTCGAAGTTGATGATGCACTGCTCAATGAATTTACATCTTAG